The genomic segment AGGGCCACTGTCCCGCAAACTCTAATCCTCTACAGATCCAGAGGAGTGGTGGGGGAAATTTGCCCACGCATCAGCCCACGTCGTGTGTCCATCAGTTACCGACTTCACAACTGATGCTGCTTCTTCCACATTAACACGGATTTGATCCTTGCTATCTCTCTCTCTGATTGTCACTGAGGATGTTGAATCAACAGTTATTGCAAAGGGGACACCCAGTTCATCTGTTCTTGCATATCGTTTACCAATTGAGGTGCCTGTGAAACAGCATTCACACAACCAATTAAAAAGAGCAAAGTTATGCAGTGCGGAAATTTAAGCAATCTCCTTAATGCAATTAAGAACGGAAATGATGCTCTATGTAGAGAAAAACGTCTCCAAGAACAacatgggggggggggggggggtgtacCAAGGGTTCAAACACTTCAGAGAACAAGATGGGATTAAAACGCCTATAAATGGTATAAGAAGATGCACATAAGCACCCTGAAATTTTAGTATCATTACAAACCGTTCTAGATTATTCTCCTCAGAATACAAGACAAACCACAAATAAACTCAAGCCGTTATTTGCAATTAAAGAGCAAGAAGATATATCATATCACTGAGGCTCCAAGCCTCTGCATGGCATGGAAATTTatccaatctaaaaatatttgcaAGCCTTCATTTAATAATGTAGTATTTATTTGTGACTCTGGGCAACGACAAGAAATTTGCCTTTTACGAGCATCATAAATAAATGTTGCtggtcttttttccttttttatataaattttcccTCCTTATTTAGAAAGTTCAAAACAGGCACACTTCAaaccttcttttaatttttcagatAAAATGCACGAACCCAAGCATATACACAAACATTCATCAAAACATGCCTAAACTTAAATCACATGTCAATGATTACAAGCTACACATATTTCTTAGTAAACGAGCGAAAATGCCTACAACTGAACAACATGATGATTTATCTACACTCACCTGTAATGTCAATCTTATGAGAGATTCCAGCAGCAGTCAACGACTTAGAAATGATTTTGGCAACATCCTCATACTGCTGATTCTGGACGAGCGGAAAAACAGTGCACTTTATAGGTGCCACAAGAGGAGGGAAACGGAAAACATTCTGCTGCTCATCCCCGGCTTTACTGGACCTCATGTAGAAAGAGTGCTCATAGAGACAGTAGATTATACGGCCAATGCCAAAAGATGGCTCAATTACTGATGGTGTGAAAGTTCTCTGgtgttccttcttcttctcctttgaaATTGATACCATGCTCTTTTTAATTGTCACATTTTCCCCAAGAGTGCAGACATAAAATTCTACCTCCCCTTTGGTTTCCAGAGAGGACTTCATGTCCAAAGCTTCCTTTTCATTCATTGCCTAAAAAAGGGGGGAAATCATACCTAGAACAGGCACAAAtagttttatgatatttatgtCCACTGAGAAATTTCAGCTTTACCTCCAAAGCTTCAACCACTTTTTTTTGGCTGCCCTTGAAAGAAAGCCCCAGCTCTTTCTTCACTGGTGCTATAACCAATTTCTGAAACCAGAACATTAAAGGTTAGATATAGCAGGAGTCCACCATAAACAGAAGAAATATAAGGACTTAAACTTAGTGCAAAACAAAAATTTGGAAAAGAACATAGAATGATGACAGTGAGTGTGATTACCTCCACTTCCTTAGGTTCTGAAAATTTTTCATGGGCCACAAGAGGAACTCCACTTTTGTCCtgtcaaagaaacaaaaaaaactcccaTGTATTTACTAtttctagttttaaaaaattaaagcagaTAAATTCTTAGCACTTATTTGCTGTACTTGTTCTGCCACTTGATAGCATAAGCAGATACAGTTTCATATATGATGCATGCTGAGTTAAAGATGACAATAGCACATACTAGTGACATGATCAGGGCTAAAATGAGCTCACCCTCAGAATTCTTCCCTAGCAGGATTATAAGATAAAGACATGAATGAGAGAATTCACATCCACCTATGTGCCTGCTGTTAAGCACTGCAGCTGTCAAATTTAGACATGCATATATAAAAGAGATTCTCACCGTGTGAGCACGCAAGTCATATGCAGATCTATCTGCAATACCAACACATTCAATCCAACCATATGAAGACTCAATCTCAGCATCCCAACAGTCTGCAGCATAGTGGGCCATTTCATTTGCAAGATGTTGCCGGAATCGCAATCGGTCTTTGTCTATACCAAGACAAGTTAGAAAAAGATACACTCTCCCAATGAAATAGCCAAGAGTTTCATTGTTGACAATTCCCTAGATGAAACACATGATAGCATCATGACAAAGAGGGTAATGCAGAAGACAGAATGATAATTGAAAATTACCACCATATTAACCTTAGAAACAGCTTCACAAAGGCGAATTTTCTTTGCAGATTGGCCAGAGACTTGTTGTTCTCTTGGGAACATCAAAAATTCAAGATCTGCAACTTCAGAGTATTTTGGGTGAGATTTGTCCTCAGGATCAACAAAGTGCTCAATCTCTGCTAATGTGAATTCACGAACTCTTAAAAGACCTTGGCGGGGAGAAATCTATAAGTGAGAGAGAGCATATAGTCAGATCTATGAGGGAAAAAACATCATAACAGCCAAGAAAGCATGCAAAACCATAAGACGACTTTCAACATCGTCAATATCAGTGGAACAAACAAATGCAACAAACACAAGGCTATATTATGAAATATTATAGCTTAAAACAGATAACTATTGGGATTTAAAAAAAGCACTGCAAAAATAACTTGTGTGTGCATTCTCTAAGACTAAGAAAAGAAGTAAAACCTCATTTCTGAAAGCCTGGCCAATTTGAGCAGCAGCAAAGGGTAGCTTGTTCCCATTGTAATAGTACAAGTCCTTAAAGTTAACAAATATGCCCTGAGCTGTTTCAGGGCGCATATacctttaacataaaaaaaaatgggagaTTGTTTCAGTACCTAGGTGGAGAAATACAATGTTGCATATACACTGAAATACTGCAAACTCAAAACACAGATTCAGTacatcattgttatagaaattacatataagaaatcaaatttattgTAAAACACTCACCCAGGGCTCAAACCAGAAGGACCAATTGATGTTTGAAACATCAGGTTGAATGGATAAGGATCAGAAAGTGGATTCTTTGTGTCTGGAGCTGTAATACCATACTCCTTGATTTTCGCACCTAGCTCTTCAGCAGAGAGATCATCCAGGACAGCAAGTACATGTTTCAATTCTGCAGCCTTCTCTGCACTTATGCTAAGATCTTTCTGAATCTTCTCGTTACAGAAGTCCTTAAGCAAGTGGTCCGCCCGATAGCAAGTCCCAGTTTTCTCATCCTTAACCATAAGGTCCGTGAATTTATCCACATGACCAGATGCTTTGAGAACAACCTCGGGCGTCACACATGGGCAGTCAACCTCCAACATATTCTCCTCGAGAACAAAATGCTGCCAAAACATCAATAAATTTCCTAATTAGTACACAAATATGCTACAGGACTGCCAAATCTTCTAATTCCTTAGACCTTTCAATCCAGTTGCGTAGTTTTTTCTTCGCTTGAAAAAGTAAAGtataaatcaattcaaaaatttgaCCTTCTGAACGTAATTAATTGCATTGCAATTCTTTgctataatttaaattcaacatTGATTGATTCAGTTTTCAACAATCAAAGTAAAACAGTGAGAAAGTGATCAATCATCTTTACCTGGCGCCAAAAGGCAAGGACATTGGACTTGACGGCGCAACCAGGAGGCCCATAATCATAAAGCCCGGCAACACCACGATAAATCTTAAAAGAAGGGATAAAAAACAACCTCCGTTCAAGTGTATTAACCACAGCTTGACGGAATGCTTCCTTATTAACAGAACTATCAGGATTACCACTAACGGCAGCTTGAAGTTGTTTCTCAATCGAAGACTTCTCTAATTTCAAGGCGTTCAGTTTTTCAATTGCCTCATCGACATCAGCCTTTACAGCATTAGAGGCTTTGAGTGCACGGACAGCGTTTCCTTGAGATTCGATTGAGGATTGTTTCTCGACGAGAGCGCGGCGGAGGGAATACTCGGAGGCGGCCATGGCTGCTGGAGGTTTGTGGTGGGTTAGGTTTGAGGATGGGGATATTTTGGGGTGTGGGCGGCGAGAGAGAGTAAATGGTGGCCAGTGGAAGTTGATGAGGAAAGGAAACCAGAGAAATGAGAATGCGCACACGAGATAGCGAGAGACCGAGAGTGAGATTCTTGTTttagtgccttttttttttttttgtcactggtttttttttttttacacaattttCTCACTAGGGTTTACACTTTACAGGGATATTTTATTGGTTAGCCGTGGTTTCCTAAAGCGGGGTGTTTGGTATGCTGGTTGATGCTAACCTATTTCGATTTTGTTAATGGACTGGGTGCAATTTTACACGTGGTTGGACTTTAAAGGTGTGTGTTCTCCGAAGCCCAGGCCAGACGAACGAACCGAAAAGGTTTTTTAGTGGATGGGAAATTTAATCAATTCTCAAAACATAACatatgttataaattttataaatttttttatttttttatagaattatcttaatttatattatagatTACAtgcaaattaaattaacttaagTTTAATCG from the Populus nigra chromosome 1, ddPopNigr1.1, whole genome shotgun sequence genome contains:
- the LOC133680643 gene encoding glycine--tRNA ligase, mitochondrial 1-like, whose translation is MAASEYSLRRALVEKQSSIESQGNAVRALKASNAVKADVDEAIEKLNALKLEKSSIEKQLQAAVSGNPDSSVNKEAFRQAVVNTLERRLFFIPSFKIYRGVAGLYDYGPPGCAVKSNVLAFWRQHFVLEENMLEVDCPCVTPEVVLKASGHVDKFTDLMVKDEKTGTCYRADHLLKDFCNEKIQKDLSISAEKAAELKHVLAVLDDLSAEELGAKIKEYGITAPDTKNPLSDPYPFNLMFQTSIGPSGLSPGYMRPETAQGIFVNFKDLYYYNGNKLPFAAAQIGQAFRNEISPRQGLLRVREFTLAEIEHFVDPEDKSHPKYSEVADLEFLMFPREQQVSGQSAKKIRLCEAVSKGIVNNETLGYFIGRVYLFLTCLGIDKDRLRFRQHLANEMAHYAADCWDAEIESSYGWIECVGIADRSAYDLRAHTDKSGVPLVAHEKFSEPKEVEKLVIAPVKKELGLSFKGSQKKVVEALEAMNEKEALDMKSSLETKGEVEFYVCTLGENVTIKKSMVSISKEKKKEHQRTFTPSVIEPSFGIGRIIYCLYEHSFYMRSSKAGDEQQNVFRFPPLVAPIKCTVFPLVQNQQYEDVAKIISKSLTAAGISHKIDITGTSIGKRYARTDELGVPFAITVDSTSSVTIRERDSKDQIRVNVEEAASVVKSVTDGHTTWADAWANFPHHSSGSVED